Proteins from one Arthrobacter sp. DNA4 genomic window:
- a CDS encoding chorismate mutase, producing the protein MMATIQGNDRDARADREQLAAVRVAVDEVDEQIVTLIARRERLIRIAGTLKGDDAEVRAPGRVERIIEHVRAAAEKKDIDPDIVESTYRAMISAFIELELRIHKENS; encoded by the coding sequence ATGATGGCGACAATTCAAGGAAACGATAGGGATGCCCGGGCCGACAGGGAACAGCTCGCTGCCGTCCGGGTTGCTGTTGACGAGGTGGATGAGCAGATTGTCACCCTCATCGCCCGCCGCGAACGGCTGATCAGGATCGCCGGCACGCTGAAGGGTGATGACGCCGAGGTGCGCGCCCCGGGCCGGGTGGAGCGGATCATAGAACACGTGCGGGCTGCTGCCGAGAAAAAAGACATTGACCCGGACATCGTGGAGTCAACCTACCGGGCCATGATCTCCGCGTTCATTGAACTTGAACTGCGGATCCATAAAGAAAACAGCTGA
- a CDS encoding VOC family protein, whose product MEPRVDFISLGVRSVEASRAFYVDGLGWPVHREVAGEVLFIQVNHGLVLSLWDSTQMQAEAATSPSAGVPGITLSHNLASPQEVDSVMEQAAAAGAAIVAEPVTKAWGGYAGYFADPDGFRWEVAYNPTWTVDDAGTVTV is encoded by the coding sequence ATGGAGCCCAGAGTCGACTTTATCTCCCTCGGTGTCCGCAGCGTCGAGGCCTCGCGCGCCTTCTACGTTGACGGCCTTGGCTGGCCCGTCCACCGCGAGGTTGCCGGGGAAGTCCTGTTCATCCAGGTGAACCATGGGCTGGTGCTCTCCCTCTGGGACAGCACCCAGATGCAGGCCGAAGCCGCCACCAGTCCTTCCGCCGGCGTCCCCGGCATCACGCTCAGCCACAACCTGGCAAGCCCGCAGGAAGTGGACAGCGTCATGGAACAGGCCGCGGCTGCCGGTGCTGCCATCGTTGCCGAGCCCGTCACCAAGGCATGGGGAGGCTACGCAGGATATTTTGCCGACCCTGACGGGTTCCGCTGGGAAGTGGCGTACAACCCCACCTGGACAGTGGACGACGCCGGCACGGTCACCGTCTGA
- a CDS encoding SOS response-associated peptidase, with amino-acid sequence MARAVGDLLAEFDAELEDEVTIPPSWNVAPTDAVPIVLERLVEDGAAPRQVRQLHVARWGLVPSWAKDPGIGSRMINARSESVLEKPAFRKAVQSRRCAVPADGYYEWKQGPGKSKQPYYVHPGGERGLVFAGLYEWWKDPSVPEGEPGRWLLSTSILTADTPPPGTESTIFGKLTELHDRVPLPMDKATMEAWLDPEADDAAALVDLVRSGVKDAAADWHVESVGKEVGNVRNNGPELIRPVEALF; translated from the coding sequence ATGGCACGGGCCGTGGGGGATCTCCTGGCCGAGTTCGACGCCGAGCTGGAGGACGAGGTCACCATCCCGCCGTCCTGGAACGTGGCACCCACTGACGCCGTCCCCATTGTGCTGGAGCGGCTGGTGGAAGACGGCGCTGCGCCCCGGCAGGTCCGCCAGCTGCACGTTGCGCGGTGGGGCCTGGTCCCGTCCTGGGCAAAGGATCCCGGGATCGGCTCCCGCATGATCAATGCACGGAGCGAATCCGTGCTGGAGAAGCCGGCCTTCCGGAAGGCTGTGCAGTCCCGCCGCTGTGCCGTGCCCGCCGACGGCTACTACGAATGGAAGCAGGGCCCGGGAAAGTCGAAGCAGCCCTACTACGTGCACCCGGGCGGGGAACGCGGGCTGGTTTTCGCCGGTCTCTATGAGTGGTGGAAGGACCCGTCAGTGCCGGAGGGGGAGCCCGGACGCTGGCTGCTGTCCACGTCGATCCTCACGGCTGACACCCCGCCGCCGGGGACTGAATCCACCATCTTCGGGAAACTGACCGAGCTGCATGACAGAGTGCCGCTGCCCATGGACAAGGCCACGATGGAGGCCTGGCTGGACCCGGAGGCTGATGATGCCGCCGCATTGGTTGACCTGGTGCGGTCGGGGGTCAAGGACGCGGCAGCCGACTGGCACGTGGAATCCGTGGGCAAGGAAGTGGGCAATGTCCGCAACAACGGCCCGGAACTGATCCGCCCGGTGGAAGCCCTGTTCTAG
- a CDS encoding mycoredoxin: protein MDFTPESGTITMFSTTWCGYCNRLKKQLDAQGIGYTEINIEEVDGTAELVEQLNGGNRTVPTVLFPDGTAATNPSAAEVKSRLAA from the coding sequence GTGGACTTCACTCCCGAATCAGGCACCATCACCATGTTTTCCACCACCTGGTGCGGCTACTGCAACCGGCTCAAGAAGCAGCTGGATGCACAGGGCATCGGCTACACCGAAATCAACATCGAAGAGGTGGACGGCACGGCTGAACTCGTGGAGCAGCTGAACGGTGGCAACCGCACCGTCCCAACGGTCCTCTTCCCGGACGGCACCGCCGCCACCAACCCGTCCGCCGCCGAGGTCAAGAGCCGCCTGGCCGCCTGA
- a CDS encoding lipoate--protein ligase family protein, giving the protein MHHTGTGSSTLTVVRQDVSLGAGRDLEFGLELLARARSGAIGPTLRLYRPAPTVAFGQRDTRLPGFDAAAQACRDNGFEPLVRRAGGRAAAYHRGTLVVDHIEPDTDAVAGSKARFGYFGELFAEALRSVGVQAAVGEIPGEYCPGEFSVYGTDPADSSRRVKLVGTAQRVVSGGWLFSSVIVVEDSAPIRKVLTDSYAALGLDWNPATAGAANDLVPGLDVAAVEQAILKTYAGHATLEAASFSSLGA; this is encoded by the coding sequence ATGCACCACACCGGTACCGGATCCAGCACGCTCACCGTGGTGCGGCAGGACGTGTCACTCGGCGCGGGCCGGGACCTCGAATTCGGCCTGGAGCTGCTGGCAAGGGCACGGAGCGGCGCCATTGGTCCCACCCTGCGGCTGTACCGGCCCGCGCCCACCGTGGCGTTCGGGCAGCGGGATACCCGGCTGCCGGGATTCGACGCCGCCGCCCAGGCCTGCCGGGACAACGGCTTCGAACCTCTGGTCAGGCGGGCGGGCGGACGCGCTGCGGCCTACCACCGGGGCACCCTGGTGGTGGACCACATTGAACCGGATACGGACGCCGTCGCCGGATCCAAGGCCCGGTTCGGCTACTTCGGGGAGCTGTTTGCGGAGGCGCTGCGAAGCGTGGGCGTACAGGCTGCCGTGGGTGAGATTCCCGGCGAATACTGTCCGGGCGAATTCAGTGTCTACGGCACCGACCCGGCAGACAGCTCCCGGAGAGTGAAACTGGTGGGCACTGCCCAGCGGGTTGTTTCCGGCGGCTGGCTCTTCAGCTCGGTGATCGTGGTGGAGGACTCCGCCCCGATCCGGAAGGTCCTTACCGACAGCTATGCCGCGCTCGGCCTGGACTGGAATCCTGCCACCGCCGGCGCCGCCAACGATCTGGTGCCCGGCCTGGACGTCGCCGCCGTCGAGCAGGCCATCCTTAAGACGTATGCGGGCCATGCCACCCTGGAAGCTGCTTCCTTCAGCAGCCTGGGGGCATGA